The following coding sequences are from one Thermocrinis jamiesonii window:
- a CDS encoding nucleotide exchange factor GrpE: MEEEKSTQEQIIEELREEEKRIKELEERVAKLEQIARLSNQRLVELQRDYELLKERYRRDLEEFRKYGYESLALDILEVLDNFERALETKTEDINALRAGVEMIYRQILAILEKYGIRAMDLDNKEFDPMLAEAVEKELSLDHPPNTVIRTIRKGYYLHDRVLRPGRVVVSYTEEEVT; encoded by the coding sequence ATGGAAGAGGAAAAAAGCACTCAAGAGCAGATCATAGAAGAGCTTAGAGAAGAAGAAAAAAGAATAAAGGAGCTGGAAGAAAGAGTTGCCAAGCTTGAGCAGATTGCGAGGCTTTCCAACCAAAGATTGGTTGAGCTACAAAGGGACTACGAGCTTTTGAAAGAAAGGTATAGAAGGGACTTAGAAGAATTCAGAAAGTATGGTTACGAAAGCTTGGCTTTGGACATTTTGGAAGTTTTGGACAACTTTGAAAGGGCTTTGGAAACAAAAACTGAGGATATAAACGCCCTTAGGGCAGGGGTGGAAATGATCTACAGGCAAATTTTAGCCATCTTGGAAAAATACGGAATAAGGGCGATGGATCTGGACAACAAAGAGTTTGATCCTATGCTGGCAGAAGCGGTGGAGAAAGAGCTGTCTTTAGACCATCCACCAAATACCGTTATCAGGACTATAAGAAAGGGATATTACTTGCACGACAGGGTCCTAAGGCCGGGTAGAGTGGTTGTATCTTACACG